CACCATGATCCTCACTCTCCTGTCTGCCTCGTCGTCGGCTCCGTCGGGCGAAAACTGGCCCGCGTAGGGACACCCGACCAAGTTAGCCTACATCTGTAGGAATTCCTACAAGTGTCTGGCGAAGCTGCGGGGGCGCGGGCGCGTGGTTCGTCGAGCCGTCGCCCTCGCCGTCGTCAGGCGCACGGGCCAACGGACACCGGACACCCCGCCGGTAGGTGTGATTTATCCCGATATCGCATGGCAGATTCGTTTTGCCGGGAAACTCCGGGTAGGACCCTGACGAGACTCCGACACCCGTTCACGTAAGAGGTACCGACCGATGGATCCCAGCAAGCCCGCCAAGGCCGTCAAGGATGTCGTGGAGGCCGCGGCCGAGAAGGTGACCGACGTCATCAGCCCCGACATTCCCGGTTCGCCGGCTAGCGCCCCACCCGGCATCGAGGAACCGACGACGCCGCGCGACCCGCTGCCGCCCAGAAAGGAGCAGGGCACCCCGGAGACGCGCACCCCGACCGGCGCGACCACCGGCGCACCCGCCGCCGCCAACCGTCAGCAGGGAAAGTTCCTCACCACGGCGCAGGGAGCCCGGCTGCGCGACACCGACCACTCCCTCAAGGCCGGGCCACGCGGCCCGATCCTGATGCAGGACCACCACTTCCGCGAGAAGATCACCCACTTCGACCACGAACGCATCCCGGAGCGCGTCGTGCACGCCCGCGGCGCCGGGGCACACGGAGTCTTCACCGGGTACGGCGCCGAGGAGACCACCCGGGCCGACTTCCTGCGCAAGGGAAAGGAGACCCCGGTCTTCGTCCGGTTCTCCACCGTCCTCGGCTCCCGCGGGTCGGCCGACACGGTCCGCGACACCCGCGGCTTCGCGACGAAGTTCTACACCGACGAGGGCAACTTCGACCTGGTCGGCAACAACATTCCGGTCTTCTTCATCCAGGACGCGATCAAGTTTCCCGACATCATCCACGCCGGGAAGCCGCACCCGGACCGGGAGATCCCGCAGGCGCAGAGCGCGCACGACACGTTCTGGGACTTCGTCTCGCTGCACACCGAGGCGCAGCACCACACCATGTGGAACATGTCCGACCGGGGCATCCCGCGCTCGTTCCGGACCATGGAGGGTTTCGGGGTCCACACCTTCCGGCTGGTGAACGCGGCCGGCGAGACAGCGCTGGCGAAGTTCCACTGGAAGCCCAAGCTCGGCGTGCACTCCCTGACCTGGGAGGAGGCGCAGATGATCAGCGGTATGGACCCGGATTTCCACCGCCGCGACCTCTACGACGCGATCGAGGCCGGCGCGTACCCCGAATGGGAGCTCGGCCTGCAGGTCTTCCCGGACACCCCGGAGGAGACCTTCGCCGGAATCGACCTGCTCGACCCGACGAAGATCGTCCCGGAGGAGCTGGCGCCGGTGCGGCCGGTCGGCAAGGTGGTCCTCAACCGGACGCCGACGAACTTCTTCGCCGAGACCGAGCAGGTCGCCTTCCACCTGGGCAACCTGGTGGCGGGCATCGACGTCACCAACGACCCGCTGTTGCAGGGCCGACTCTTCTCGTACGTGGACACGCAGCTCACCCGATTGGCCGGACCGAACTTTCCGCAGATCCCGATCAACCGACCACACGCTCCGGTCAACGACATGCTGCGGGACGGCTTCCACCAGCAGGCCGTACACACGGGGGTGGCGCCGTACCGGCCCAACACGCTCGACGGCGGCAACCCCTTCCGGGCCGGGGACGACGAGAACGCGTTCCTCGACGTGCCGGTAACCGTGGTGGAGGCCCCGAAGGTACGCGCCAACCCGGTCTCCTTCGACGACCACTTCAGCCAGGTCCGACTGTTCTGGCTGAGCATGTCGCCGGTGGAGCGGGAACACATCGTCCGCGCCTACACCTTCGAGCTGGCCAAGTGCTACCACCAGGAGATCAAGGAACGGCAGCTGCGGTGCCTGGCCAACATCGACCCGGTGCTCTGCGCGCAGGTCGCCACCGGCCTGGGCCTTTCCGCACCGGAGCCCACGGCGCCGCTGGTCGACGTCGAACCCAGCCCCGCCCTGTCGCAGCTGGGCCGGAAGTGGCCGATGGACGGCCGGACGGTCGGCATCGTGGTCGACGCGGACAGTGACCTCGACAGCGTTGTCGGCGTCCGAAGCGCCGTCTTCGCCGCGGGCATGGTGCCGCTGCTGATCGCGGCGCACGGCGGCAAGGTCGGCGAGTTGCCGGTACAGCGGACCTTCGCCACCGGTCGTTCAGTCGAGTTCGACGCCCTGCTGCTGGCCGGTGCGCCGGCGCCGGCGCCGGACGCCCTGCCGGCCGCCGCGGACGCCGAGGCGGGCTCGGCCCACGCCACGCTCGTCGATCCACGCGTTCTGTTGCTGGTGCAGGAAAGCTGGCGGCACGCCAAGGCGATCGGCGGCTGGGGCGCGGGGGTCGCCGTGCTGGAGCAGGCCAGGGTGGTCGGAGCTCCCGGTGTGGTGACCGGCGATTCGGGGACCGACGTCCTTGCCGCTGTGCAACGCCTGATGGCCGCGCACCGGGTATGGGAACGCTTCCCCACCTCGCACTCCTGACCGACGATGTCCAGGTCGGCCGGGTCTCCGGCCGACCTGGACGCGCCGGGATCGGCCGGGTCGAGCCGGTCGACGTTGACGGCTCGTCCCCGCGGCAACGGTTGGCCGCGTGCGGCCTTGTCGTCGGGGTGCTGGCGGCCCCGGGCTGCTGACTCGTAGCTGCCGACGGTGTACTCCTGGTCGGCGATGGCGGCTGCCTCGAGCGAGCGCGCGGATCGGGTTGGCGGCCGCCGCACAGTCGACACGCGACGTCGCATCAACGGTCCGTGACCTGGCGAACGCGCTGCGCGACGTTTCTGGTGGCAATGGTGGCTTTTCGGCGCGATGGCGTCCATGATGGACGTGGCTCCGGCGCGGCGCGGCGGCTCCCCGTGACAGTTCCATGATCGACGGTGCCGCGGGCCGGCCGGAGTATCCGTCCGGGATCTCGAAGGAGTGTGCATGCCCGTCACCGCCGACCTCACCAAGCTGGTCGACAAGTCCTACCAGGACAAGACCCTCACCGAGATCGTCGACGCCCCGGTGTCCGCCCTCGCCGGGGTCAGCGACGGCGACGCCAAGCTACTCAAGGACGCCTTCAACATCACCACCGTCGGCGACCTCGGCCGCAACCCCTACTTCCGCACCGCCAACGCACTGGTGGCCCTCACCAACACGAAGTAACACCACGGTCGATGTCCGGCGGCCGGGGAGCAGTCCCCAACCGCCGGACACCTGGTCGGCTCCGCCGGCCTTGCTGGATCGCGGGGCCGCCCGACCCGCGTGGACATCGAAGCGTCGCTGGAACGAGCGCCGAGATCACGTGCCGTACCGGCTGCTTCACCCCGACCTACGCCTCCTGGGCAACCCGATCGAGGCCCAGTTCGGGCCGGTACGCACCTTCGTCGTCGCCGACCGGACCACCCGGACCACCCGGCGGTCACCATCGACCGGGCCGCCAGTCACCGCGACACGATCGAGGTCACTGACACCGGGGACGCAGTTACCGGTCGCGACCGATCCGGCAACCAGCAGGTCGCTGATCCGCCCGAGCGCCTTCAACTCGCTACCGAATTGCGCGAGGACGGAAAGCTCGGCGCTCATTCGACGGAGCGTAGAGGGGCTATGCGGACACGCCGACGTGGGTGCGGACCGTTCCGAGATACGGGCTGCCGGTCAGCGGTGATCGCCTGACGGCGGATCGCCGACCGGACCACGGTTCTCCGCTGACGTAGCATGTCGGAATGTTGCAGCCCGTAACGCCGATTCGAACTGACCGCCTACTGCTGCGCACCTTCGCCCTCGACGATGTCGATGACGTCTGGTCCTATCAGCGTCAGCCGACGGTGGCGCGCTTTATGCCGTGGCGAGCCCGCGATCGTGACGAGGTGGCAGCCGCCGTGCACCAAATGACCACCGAGAACGGTCTATTCGACGAGGGCGACTGTTTGAGTTTGGCGGCGGTCGACCCGGAAGCGGGCACGGTCGTGGGGCAAGTCGAACTGGTGTGGGTCAGCAAGGCGAACCGCCACGGTGAAATCGGCTTTGTGTTCAGGACGAGGTCTGG
The sequence above is a segment of the Micromonospora sp. WMMA1363 genome. Coding sequences within it:
- a CDS encoding catalase encodes the protein MDPSKPAKAVKDVVEAAAEKVTDVISPDIPGSPASAPPGIEEPTTPRDPLPPRKEQGTPETRTPTGATTGAPAAANRQQGKFLTTAQGARLRDTDHSLKAGPRGPILMQDHHFREKITHFDHERIPERVVHARGAGAHGVFTGYGAEETTRADFLRKGKETPVFVRFSTVLGSRGSADTVRDTRGFATKFYTDEGNFDLVGNNIPVFFIQDAIKFPDIIHAGKPHPDREIPQAQSAHDTFWDFVSLHTEAQHHTMWNMSDRGIPRSFRTMEGFGVHTFRLVNAAGETALAKFHWKPKLGVHSLTWEEAQMISGMDPDFHRRDLYDAIEAGAYPEWELGLQVFPDTPEETFAGIDLLDPTKIVPEELAPVRPVGKVVLNRTPTNFFAETEQVAFHLGNLVAGIDVTNDPLLQGRLFSYVDTQLTRLAGPNFPQIPINRPHAPVNDMLRDGFHQQAVHTGVAPYRPNTLDGGNPFRAGDDENAFLDVPVTVVEAPKVRANPVSFDDHFSQVRLFWLSMSPVEREHIVRAYTFELAKCYHQEIKERQLRCLANIDPVLCAQVATGLGLSAPEPTAPLVDVEPSPALSQLGRKWPMDGRTVGIVVDADSDLDSVVGVRSAVFAAGMVPLLIAAHGGKVGELPVQRTFATGRSVEFDALLLAGAPAPAPDALPAAADAEAGSAHATLVDPRVLLLVQESWRHAKAIGGWGAGVAVLEQARVVGAPGVVTGDSGTDVLAAVQRLMAAHRVWERFPTSHS